The following is a genomic window from Miltoncostaea oceani.
ACGCCTCGGCAGGTGGCCGGATGGAGATCGACATCGTCATCTGCACCTACAACCGGGCGACGGTGCTCGCGGAGGTGCTCGACGCCCTCGCCGTCCAGCGCGTCCCCCCCGGGATGACCTGGTCGGTGGTCGTCGTCGACAACAACTCGACGGACGCGACGGCGGAGCTGGTGCAGCGACACGTCGCGGCGGGGGCGATCCCCGGGTTGCGCCGCGTCGTGGAACACACGCAGGGGCTGACCCACGCCCGTCTGCGCGGTGTCCGGTCCACCCACGCGGACTGGATCGCCTTCGTCGACGACGACTGCATCCTGGACGACACCTGGGTTGCGGAGGCGACGCGGTTCGCCTCCACACACCCCGAGTGCGGCGCCTTCGGGAGCCGGGTGATCCTGCGCTGGGAGCGGGAGCCCGAGCCCGTCATCGCGCGCTATGGCTGGGCGCTCGCCGAGCAGGACCAAGGCGACGGCGAACGACGGGTCACCGGTGTCGCGGGGGCCGGCATGGTCGTGAGGCGCGAGGCGCTGACGCACTCGCGGTGGCTCGAGCGGCCGGAGCTCGACGACCGCGTCGGCGCACGGCTCGTCTCCGGTGGCGACGTCGAGATCGCCGCCCGCGTCGCCGGCGCGGGATACGAGCTCTGGTACGCCGGGCGCTGCCGCCTGTGGCACCTGATCCCCGCGCAGCGCACGCGCCGGCGCTACGTCGCCGCGGTCGTGCGCGGACTCGGGGCGTCATCGGTCTACGGTCAGGCGCTCGCGGGTCCCCGTTCGGAGGGGGCTTGGGCACGGGGCGCCGCCCGTGACCTCGGCCGCGACGCGGCGACGCTGTCCCGCCACGCCACCCGCGCCCTGATGCGCCGACGCGGGCTCACCGACCTGGCGATGGATGCGAACTGGTTCGCGGGCCGGGCGTCGGGTCTCTGGGGACTCGCCCGCGGCGGTCGCGCACGGAGGGCCCGGCTGCTCGGGATCGCCGCGCCCCGGACGAGGCGCGTCTGACCGTCAGCGCCGCTCCTCGGCCGCGACGTCGGCATGGCGTTCCACGTGCCAGGGCAGGCCGAGTTGCACCACCCCGTCCGAACTCCGCGCGATGGTCCCGTCGAGGCGCACGAGCAACGCCTCCGGTTCATGCGCCAGCAGTTCGTGCGACGCCATCCAGATCCCGATCGCGTAGTCACCCACCGGCAGGACGGGGGGGATCGTCAGGCGGGCGACGTACTCACCCGGCTCGCCACGATCCCCCGTGAACGTGTCCGACCATGCCTCGTCCAGGACCCTCACGTTGCGGAAGTCCTCGACGTAGACGCCGATGTCGAGGGCGGGGACCAGGCTCCGGACCTCGAAGGAGACCTCGAGGTCGAACGGCTGATCACGCGGGAGGACCGCCGACGACCGCCCGTGGCGGTCGACGATCGCCGCCGAGCGGAGGCGCACCGGACCGGCGTCGGCGCCGACGAACTCGCGGCGTGCGACCGGTTCGACACCGGCCGAGACGTAGGCGTCGATGACCTCCGACGTCGGGCCGACGGCGCGCAGTCGTCCGTGGTCGAGCCAGGCGCACGTACCGCACAGCCGCGAGATCGCATCGAGGTTGTGGCTGACCAGCACGACCGTCCTGCCCTCGCCCTCCAGCTCGCCCATCCGGTTCAGGCACTTGCGCTGGAACGCCCCGTCACCGACGGCCAGGACCTCGTCGACGATCATGATGTCGGTGTCCAGGTGGGCGGCGACCGCGAACGCCAACCGCATCGACATGCCCGTCGAGTACCGCTTCACCGGCGTGTCGAGGAAGCCGTCGATCCCCGCGAAGGCGACGATCTCATCGAACCGGCGGTCGATCTCCCGCCTTCGCATGCCGAGGATCGCGCCGTTCAGGTAGACGTTCTCGCGACCCGTCAGCTCCTGGTGGAAGCCGGTGCCGACCTCGAGCAGCGCACCGACGCGTCCGCGCATCCGGACGACCCCCGACGTCGGTTCCGTGATCCGGCTGAGCAGCTTGAGCAGGGTGCTCTTGCCGGCACCGTTGCGACCGATCACGCCGAACGCCTCGCCGGCACCGATCTCGAGGCTGACGTCACGCAACGACCACACCTCGGCCGGCTCGCGCCGGGGGGTGCCGCGCACCAATCGCGACACGCGGGTCGTGACGGCGTCGCGGATGTTGCCCTGCCCCCCGTGGTGCTCACCGAGCAGGTACCTCTTGGAGACGCCGTCGACGATGACCCGGGGTGGCGCCATCAGATGATGTCCGCGAAGCGGCGCTCGGCCCGCTGGAAGTACACGAGCCCCCACACCATGAGCACCAGGGCGACGCCGGCGGAGATGGCGAGGTCAGGACCCGGCCACGGTCCACCGGCGATCGACCAGCGCGTCACGTCGATGAGCCCCGCGACGGGGTTCATCGCATAGAGCCACTGCCACCGGTCGGGGACCAGGCTGCTGGGGTAGGCCACCGGGCTCGCGAGGAGCCACATCTGCGTGACGAGTCCGATGGCGGCGGCGACGTCCCGGTACTTCACGTGCAGGGTCGCGAGTATCAGGCTCGGCCCGAGGGCGACCAGGATCGCGGCGAGCACGCACAGCGGCAGGGCGAGGATGGCGAGCGTCGGGGCGGCGCCGAAGACGACCATCGCGACGGCGACGACCCCGAACCCCACCGCCATGTTGAGCAGCCCGGGGAGCAGCGCCGCGATCGGGGCGGCGATGCGGGGGAAGTACACCTTGGTCACCATCGACGAGTTCACGATCAGGGTGCTGGTGGCCGAGTTGAGGCTGAGCGAGAAGTACGACCAGACGACGAAGCCGACAAGGGCGAAGACCAGGTAGGGCAGTCCGTCGCTCGACACGTCGGCGAGCCCCCGGAAGACGAGCGCGAAGACCAGCGCACCCGCCAGCGGCTGCACGACGGCCCAGCCGAAACCGAAGACCGCCTGCTTGTACCGGGCCTTCAGGTCGCGCAACGCGAGGAACCCGACGAGTTCGCGGGCGTCCCACAGCTCCCGGGTGCGCTGCCAACGCACGCTGCCCGAGGGGGGGTTCTCGGTCCACCGCTCCCGGACGTCGATCGCCATCGGTCAAGGATAGGGGCACGACGACGGATCACACCGCCCGAACGACGGGGTGTGCGCCGGCGGGTGCGTTGGTACGGTCGGCCCGTGACCGCCCCGTCCCCGATGCGACTGGTCCCGGTCGACCTGGCGGACGGACTCGACACGCTGCTCGACACGACGGCGGACGGCCCGGACGTCTTCGCCCCCCTCTGGTGGCGGAGCCTGCCGATCGGCCACGTCGAGCTCGACGCGCGAACCCTCGCCGATCGGCGCGGCGTGGAGCGCGCCGTCGCGGACGCCACGTGGCCGGCGGTCGCCCACCACACGCTCCCCGGCGGGTTTCCCGCCGCGCCGCCGCTCCCGGGCGCGCGCCCCCCGGTCACCCCACCGGCCGGCTTCCAGGACTGGTCTCCCGATCCGGCGCGCCTCGCCCCGCTCGCGGGAGCCCCGGCACTCCACCCCCCCGCGTGGCCGCTCGACGTCTCGGTGGTGGTCTGCACCCGTGAACGCCCCGAACAGCTCGCCCGCTGTCTCGCGTCGCTCTCGCGCGGCACCGTCGCACCGGACGAGATCATCGTCGTGGACAACGCGCCGGCCTCGGGCGCGACCCGCGACGTCGTCGCCGCCGCGACGGGGCCCGGCGTGCGTTGGGTCCCCGAGCCGCGTCGCGGCCTGAGCCACGCCCGCAACACCGGCGTGTCCGCAGCATCGGGGGCGACCATCGCGTTCACCGACGACGACACCGAGGTCCATCCCGACTGGCTGTGGCGGATCGTCCGCCCCCTCGAGGATCCGGCAGTGTGGTCCGCGACGGGTCTCGTCCTCCCGGCCGACCTCTCCTCACCCGCCCAGGTGCTGTTCGAGAAGGGGTTCGGCGGCTTCTCGCAGGGGTACCGGCCGATCACCTTCGACTCGCGGTTCGTCACGGCCTGGCGGGGACGCGCGGTGCCGGTCTGGCAGGTCGGTGCGGGGGCCAACATGGCCGTGCGGCGCAGCGCCTTCGAGCGGGTCGGCCTGTTCGACGAACGGCTCGGCGCGGGCGCGACGGGCTGCAGCGAGGACTCGGAGCTGTGGCTCCGCATCCTCATGGCCGGAGGGGTCTGCCGCTACGAGCCCACCGCCGTCGTCCACCACCACCACCGAGCCGACATCGCGGGCCTGCGACGACTCGCCCACGACTACGTGCGCGGCCACGTGGCCGCGCTGCTCGTCGAGTACGCCCGCCACCACCGGATCGGCGAGCTGCGTCGCGCCTACCTCGAGATGCCGCGCCACATCGCCACCGACCTCGCGCGACGCGTCACATCGGGCGACGCCTCGCCGTGGGGGATGTCGCGGCCAGGCCTCACCGGCTACCTGCGGGGAGCGGCCCGGGTCGATCTCGCCGTGCGCCGCCGGCGGGCGCCGGCGGTCGGCCGGGCGATCACCGAGCCGGCGCCCCGGAGCGCACGGGCGTGACCGGCCGCGCACCCCTCCGGCGCTTCCTGCGCGGCAACCCCTTCCCCCACCCCTACACCGAGGGCTTCTACTTCCGGGAGAAGATGCGCGCCATCCACCGGGTCGCGCCGGATCGGGAGGTGCGAGACGTCCTCGAGGTCGGAGGCGGCCGGAGCGGCCTGTCCGCCCTCCTCTACCCCGGCGCCCGGGTCGTCAACGTCGACATCGATCCCTCGTTCGCCGCCGCGCCACCGAACCGCGGACGGACCAGGTTCGTGCACGGCGACGCGACGGCGTTGCCGTTCGAGGCGGCGACCTTCGACGCCGTGACGATGTTCGACGTGATCGAGCACATCCCCGATGACCGCGCGGCGATCGACGAGGCGCTGCGGGTGCTGAGACCCGGCGGCGTGCTGCTCCTCACGACCCCCAACGAGACGTGGCGGTTCCCGTCGCGCCGGTGGCTCCAGCCGATCTGCCGGAGCGATCGGTCGATGATGGACGAGTGGGGGCACGTGCGACGCGGGTACGCCCGGGGGGAACTCGCCGCGCTCGTCGGAGCGGAACCGGTCACGACCGCGACCTTCATCACGCCGGTCACGTCGATCCCCCACGACATCGCCTTCTCGCGGCTGCCCAGCCCCCTCCGTCGTCTGATCTGCACCCTGGTGTCGCCCGTGACCTGGTTCGCGTACGCCCGCCACCGGGCGACCGACCCGGGCACCGAGACTGCCTACCGCTGGGACGCGCGCCGCGCCTGAGCGCGTCGACGCGGCGAGGGGCCCGGCGGTCGCCCTGCTGCCGTGGGGCGACGTCTTCGAGGACTACCTCGACACCATCGGCGTGACGCTGGAGGGCTTCCGTGACGACATGACCGGCGGGTGGACCTTCGGGTACGTCGAGGCCCTCAAGAGCGCCGGCATGTCGCCGTTCCTCGTCCTGGTCTCCGCACGCGTCCGGCGCCCGGTGCGATGGATCCACCGGGACACGGGCGCGCCGATGTGGGTGCTGCCGGCCGCGCGGGCCTTCCGGGCCACCCGCGGTCGACGGTTGCGGCTGGCGCCGTTGCTCGCGACGCCGCCCGTCCGGCTCGCGGGCGCGCTGAGAGCCGAGCGCTGCCGCGCGGTGATCTGCCAGGAGTACGAGTACCCGCGGTTCGACGCGTGCGTGCTCACCGGACGGGTCCTCGGCATCCCCTGCTTCGGGACGTTCCAGGGGGGCGACCGCCCGAACGCCCTCGAGAAGCCGCTCCGGCCGCTGACCATCCGCCTCTCCTCCGGCCTGATCGTGGGTTCGTCGCGCGAGCGCGGCCGTGTCCGGTCGACCTACCACCCCCCGCCGGGGAAGGTCGCCGCCATCCCGAACCCCCTCGACCTCGCCGAATGGGGTCCCAGCGACCGCGGCGCCGCGCGCGAGGAGCTGGCCGTCGCCGACGGACGGACCGTCGTCGTGTGGCACGGCCGGATCGACATACCCCAGAAGGGCCTCGACGTCCTCGTCGAGGCGTGGCGGCGAGTCTCCTCCCGGCGCCCCGGACGCGACGTCCTCCTGCTGATCGGATCGGGGCGCGACACGGCGGACATGGCCCGCCTCGTCGGCACGCTCCCGGCGGGATCGGTCGACTGGCGCGACGAGTTCGTCCTGGACCGCGGCCGCATGCGGCGGTTCCTCGCCGCCGGGGACGTCTACGTCTTCCCCTCACGTCACGAGGGTTTCCCGGTCGCCCCCGTCGAGGCGATCGCGTGCGGCCTGCCCGTCGTGGCGGCCGACGCGCCGGGGGTCGCCGACATCTTCCCGGAGGGTGAGCGCTCGGGGGGCCTGATCGTGCCCTGCGAGGATCCCGACGCTCTCGCGGAGGCACTCGTCGGGCTGCTGGAGCACCCCGACCGGCGGGCGGCGATGCGGGAGCACGCCTTGCGGCGCGCACAGGAGGGTTTCTCGCTCGAGTCCGTCGGCGCCCGCCTGCGGGACTTCCTCGTCGCCCGGGGCGTCACGCCGCCGGGGTGAACCTCTCCAGCGCCTCCTCCCGTTCCAGGAGGCGCTCGACGATCAGCTCGCCGTCCCACTGGCCATCGGGCAGCCGGAACGCGGCGAGCTCCGCGCCACCCCGCCGGACGCTGACCTCCCCGATCGCGATGTCCGACGTCCGGACGACCGCCCCGGCGAGATCGACGACGGTCTGCGAGGACGACGGCGCCGGGAGGGGATGGCCGTCGTCGAGGGCGCGCTGGACGCCGACGCAGTAGACCGCACCCGACACGCGCCGGAAGAGCGCCTGCCACGCGAAGCGCGAGCCCGTCGCCTCCGCCGCGCGCAGCGCCGCGTGGACGGGACCCGCGACGGGACCGAGCGCCCGCTCCCCCGCGGCGACCGCCGCCCTCCAGGCGGGCGTCCCCACCCGCTCGGGTGTCGCGAGCCGCCCGAGGTGGAGGTCCCCCCACACCGCCGGGTGGCGGTCCGCCAGCAGGACGTCCGCGTAGCCCTCGGCGAGCTTGTCCCGGAGCAGGCGCGCCACGGTGATCTCGTGATGGTGCGACGCGCGGGCGTCCGGCACGGCGACGAACGGCACCCCGTCGGCGAGCACCCGGCACGCGAACTCCCAGTCCTCGCGTCGCGACCGGTGGTCGAACGAGGTGTCGAACCCCCCCGTCTCCTCCATCAACCGGGCCGGGAGCGCCATCCAGCCCCCGGCGAGGTCCGTGAAGCTGAAGCGGTGACCCGCCCGCGCCTGACGGGTGAAGTGGTCGTTCCACCACCGTCCCGCCATCTGCTCGGCAAGGCTCCCGCCGAGCCCGGCCGGCGGATACGGTCCGAGCAGGACGCCCGGGCCGGACCGGTGTGCGCGGAGGAACGCCTCCAGCCCCGCGGGCTCCGGGACGATGTCATCGTCGAGGAACACCACCAGATCCCCGCGCGCCGCCCCCGCGCCCGCGTTCCGGGCCGCGGCCAGACTGGCCTCGACCTGCGGGAGCGTCCGGTCCACTCCCGCCAGGACGCCGACGTCGCCGGCCGCCGGGCCGTTCGGCACGAGGATCACCTCAAAGCGGTCGCGGTCGAGGGTCTGCTCGGCGAGGCCAGACAGCGTGGCGGCCAACGAACGGGGACGCGTACCGAGGGTGGGGATCACCACGCTGACGTCCGGCGGCCCCCCCTCGATCCGGGCGGCGATCACACGATGCGGCCGCGGCGGCGCCGCCGTCGCGACCGGTCGGCGCGCGGACACACCCTGCCGCCGCATCGAACGAACCCAGGTGACCGGTGACTCCACCCAGCCGCGGACGAGTTCGAGGCCGCCAACGACGTCGATCCGGCGGCGTTCCCCGCGGCGCATGCGAACGGTCTCGACGAGCAGGTGGTGGAGGGGCCACGACATGGCGCGGAACGCCTGCAGTTCGTGGTCGGCGACGACCGAGCGGGCGAGCATCGCGCCGATCCCGCGTCCGTAGCCGCGCATGACGCGCCGGAGCTCCGGCATGTCGGCGCGGTGGTCGTGCCAGACCAGCTGCGACGGTTCGTAGACGACCCTGTGGCCGGAGGCGAGGACGACCGCGAGGGCGTAGAGGTCACCCCCCGATGCCGTCGGCGTCCCCGCGTCGAGCTCGCGTGGGAACGGGTCGAGCCCCTCCAGGGCGGCGAGGCGGAACGCCATGTTGTTCCCGGCGCCCACGTTGCCGGCGCTCACCGGCGCGAGAGACCGCCAGTCCACGCGCCGGGTGCGGTACCCCTTGCTGAACCCCACCGCCGTCTCGAACGCGACCTGCGCCTCCGAATCGAGGGTGTACGGGCACCCGAGGCCCGAGACCGCGGCCACCATCGGATCGGAGAAGTGACGGCGCAGGCCGTCGAGCCAGCGTTCGTGCGGCAGGCAGTCGTCGTCCGTGTAGATCAGGAAGTCCGTCGTGCACTCCGCCATGGCGCGGCGGCGCGCGTTGTTCAGACCGGCTCTGGGCTCCTCGACGCAGCGGAAGCCGAAGCGCTCGACGAGGGGGCGCACCGGGACGCGCCCCGCGTTGTCGACGACGACGACGTCCGCGGGCGCGGGATCGAGGGCGGAGAGGGCACGCAGGCAGCGCTCGAGCTGGGCGGGTCGGTCCCGCGTGCACACCGCGACCGTCACGGCGGGGCGCGGGAGGGCCTCCCAGTACCGGCCCACGGCGGCCCACGCGGCCTGCTCCAGCTCGTCGCGGGAGACCGCCGGCCGAAGCGTCCTCCGCATCCGCCGCGTGAGGGAATCCTCCGCCTGCGAGGGATCCGTGCGCTCGGGGCCGCGCTGTACGATCAGCTCGCCGACCGGCCGATCGTCCCGGAAGGCGATGATCAGGGCGCCCTCGTAGCCGTCGAGCGAGAGCTCGTCGATGGAGGACTCGATGTCGACTCCGACCACCCGCATGCGTCGGGGGGGCGCCGCCCCCGCACCGGTCGCCCGGTGCCCGGCTCCGTGGTCGAGGTGGCTCGTCACCGTTCCTCAGGTCCTCTCGTCGTGGGGTCGCCCGTACGGGGCGGTCACCGGCGCCCGCACGACGTGAGGATCGCCTACATCATCCACGCGCACACTCTGCCCGATCAGCTCGTACGTCTGGTGGAGGCGCTCCACTCGCCGCGGTCATCCTTCTACATCCACTTCGACCGCAAATCCCCCGACGCGCAGCACCGGCACGTGGTCAGCGGCCTCGCGCACCTGTCCGACGTGCACCACATGCCGCGCCGGCGGGTCCACTGGGGTGGCTTCGGGTCGGTCCAGGCGACGCTCACCGCGATCGACGCCGCACTCGCCGCCCGCCCCGCCGTCGATGTCGCCGTCCTGCTCAGTGGCCAGGACTACCCCATCCGTCCGACGCACGCCGTCGAGGACGCCCTCGCGCGGGTGGCGGTCCGCTGCCACCTGCAGCACACGTTGCTCCCCGACGCCTCGTTCCCGGATGAGAGCGCCCGCTACGAGCGCTGGCACTTCGCACGCCCGCGGTTCGCGTTCCCCCCACGGCGTCTGCCCCTGCCGGCACCGCGTCGGTTCCCGGCGGGCTACCGACCCCACCGCGGCTCCGCCTTCTGGGGGCTCTCCCGCGCGGGGATGGAGCTCGTCCGGAGCACCTGCCGCGACGACCCGCGTTTCGTCCGTTTCTTCCGATACGTCTTCATCCCGGACGAGATGTTCTTCCAGTCCCTGCTCATGAGCTCGCCCCTGGCGCCGACGGTCGTGGACGACGACCTGCACTTCACGGACTGGACGGCGCGCGGCTCGCACCCCGCGACGCTCGGACCGGACCACCTCGAGGCCATGGCGGCCGCCACGGCGCCCTTCGCACGCAAGTTCGACGAACGGGTCCACCCCGGCTTCCTCGATGCCGTCGACGCGCGGCTGCGCGACACCTCGACGCCCCGCGAGAGGCGCCCCGGATGATCACCGGGGCGAGCGTCGTCTATCTCTCGGCCTGCGACTGGGACGCCCCGTGGCACGGCCCCCAGGAGATCGCCGCGCGGCTCGGCGCGGTCGGCAACCGCGTCATCTACGTCGAGACGCTCGCCTGGCGCCGGCTCCGCCCCTCCGACGCCCGCCGGGCCGCCGGACGCGTCGCCCGCGGCCTCGCAGGCCGGAGACGGAGCGCACCCGCCGAGGTCGCGCCCGCCGGGGTCGAGATCGTCTCGCCTCTCCTGGTCCCCGGGGCGCGGTCGCGGCCTGCCCGAGCCCTTAACCGGACGCTGCTGGCGCGGACCCTCCGGCGCCGGATGGGGCCCGACGATCACCCCCGCCTGCTGTGGATCTACACGCCGAGCCGCGCCTCCCTCGACCTGGTGGGAGACCTCGGCGAGGACCTCGTCCTCTACCACTGCACCCAGTCCCACCCCGACCGGCCCACCGCCCCACCCGAGACGCGGGACGTGGAGCGGCGGCTGATCACGGCGGCCGACCTGGTCGTCGTGGACGGGATCGAGCTGCAGCGCGAACGTGCTCCGCTGCACCCGCACGTCCATCGCATACCGAGCGGCGTCGATCCGGAGGCGTACACCAGCGGCGTGACGCCCGCCGCGTGGACCACCGGTCTGCGCCGACCCGTCATCGGCTATCTCGGGTCGGTCGACCACCGCATCGACCCCGACCTCCTCACCGCCGTGGCGGCGGCGTTCCCGGGAGCGACGGTGGCGGTCGTCGGACCCGTCACCGACGTCGACGTCACCGCACTCCGCGCCATGCCGAACGTCGTGATCCACCCGCAGGTGCCGATCGCGGCGGTTCCCGGCGTGCTCGCGGCGTTCGACGTGGGACTGCTGCCGTACGCCGACCAGCCCATGACGCGATACACGTATCCGGCCAAGCTGCACCAGTACCTCGCGGCGGGGTTACCGATCGCGAGCGTGCCGCTTCCCGACCTGGAGGAGTTCGCGGACCTCGTCCAGACCGGGACGGGGCCGGCGGGGTTCGTCGATGGCGTGTCGCGGGCGCTCGCGGCCCCGGTCGACGCGGACGCACGGCGCGCCGTGGCGCGCGTCAACAGCTGGGCACACCGCGTCGAGGAGCTCTCGCGCGTGATCGCGGAGCGCCTCGCTGCGCGGAGCGGTCCGTGACCGGACCGCGCCTCTCGGTGGTCGTCATCTCCTGGAACGAGCGGCCCGAGCTGGAGCGCTGCCTGGACGCCCTGCAGCGGCACCCGGCGGGGGGCGGCCAGGAGGTCATCGTGGTCGACAACGGATCGACCGACGACACCCACGCGATGCTCGCGTCCCGGGCGGGAGGGGTGCGTGTGGTCGCGAACCCCGACAACCGGGGCGTCACGGTCGCACGAAACCAGGGCATGCGGCTCTGCCGCGGCCGCATCATCGCGATGCTCGACTCCGACGCCTACGTCCACCCGGGCGCCCTCGACCTGCTCTGCGACCACCTCGACGCGGACCCCGGGGTGGGTCTCGTCGGTCCCCGCCTGCTCTACGAGGACGGCACGCTCCAGGAGAGCTGCCGGCGGGTCCCCTCGCCCGTGGCGCTGCTGGCGAACCGCCTTCCCGCGTTCGGCCGGCTCCACGCGGGGTCCGCCCGCCGCCGCTACCTCATGATCGGCGAGGACCACACCCGCACGATGGACGTGGAGTACCTGCTGGGCGCCGCGATGGTCTTCCGCCGCGCCGTCGTGGAGCGGATCGGGGGCTTCGACGAGCGCTTCGGCTTCAGCACCCCCGGGGGCTACGGCTTCGACGACGCCGACTGGGCGCTGCGCGTACGTGCCGCGGGCTGGCGCGTGACCTACGTGCCCGACGCCGTGGCGACGCACGGCTACCGACGGCGGCTCGCCGGCCAACCGGTGTCACGGGCCGGACTCGCGCTCGGCCTGAGCTACCTGATGCTGCGGCTGAAGCACGTCGGCCGTGCGCGTCGAGGTCTCGGTCCCTCGTGAGTGGCGCCCGCAACCGGACTGTCGTCGTCGCGATCGCGGCCGCCGTACTCTGCGCGGCTGCCGCCGCCGCCCTGATGCTGACCGGGCGCGCCGACGACACGGAGGAGGGTGCACTGCCGCCCGCGGCCGGCGAGGTCACCCCGCTCCCGCTACGCCTCGCGTTCGACGGTGCGGGCCGTGGAGGGATCGTGGACCGTGACGGCGAGGTCACCGGCTTCACCGGGACCGGATCCGTGAAGGGGGGATCCGGCGCGACGGCGGACCGGGACGTGGCGGCGGGTGCGTTGACGATCCGGGCGCCGGAGGGATCCGCAGGCGCGGCGCGGAGGGACGGCGCGGCATGGGTCCGGTACGACGGTCGGGCACCCCACGCGGTGACGGCCACCCTCCAGGGTCCGCTGGTGTTCGATCTCGACGGTCAGTACGGCGGTGTGTTCACGACCGGGACGGACGCGGCGAGCCTGACGATCGAGGGTGCGGACCGGGAACTGCGCGCCGTCCTCACTCGCCAGACGGGGGGCGAGATCACCGAGGTGGAGTGGCCGCTCCCACCCCTGGACGGGTCGGTCACCCTGAGGATGGTGGTCGATCCGCCGCGCGGCATCGTGACCGCACACTACGGCCCCGAGGGCGGGCCGCTGACCGTGCTCGGGTCCGCCGCCCTGCTCGCACCACCAGCGGCGGGATCACGCGCGGGGGTCGTGACGGGCAGCACCGACGGCGTCCCGCCGGTGCAGGTCGCCTACACCGACTTCTCGGTCCTGCCGCTTGCCGTGTCCGCAGCGGGATGGTCGCCGCGGGCCGCGGCGCCGGTCCCGCGCTACGAGTCGCAGGGCGGCGTCGCAGGCGGGCGGCTCTTCGTCTTCGGCGGCTTCGTCGACATCAACGTGCGCGCGACGACGCGGTCCGACGTCTACGACCCGGCCGGTGACCGGTGGAGCCGGGTGGCCGACATGCCCGAGCCGATCACGCACGCCGGCGCCGCGGTCGCCGGTCGGGAGATCTGGATCGCCGGGGGCTTCGTCGGGGACAACCCGGGGCCGAGCACCGACCACGTCTGGCGTTACGACACGGAACGAGACCGCTGGTCGCCGGGACCGGACCTGCCGGCGGCGCGCGCAGGGGGTGCCCTGGTGCGGCTCGGGAATCGGCTCCACTACTTCGGCGGAACGACCCGGGAGGCCGGGCACGTGATCCACGTCGACCACGGGGACCATTGGGTGCTCGACCTCCGTCGGCCGACCCGCTGGACCCCGGCCGCCCCGATGCCGGACCCGCGCAACCACATGGCGGGCGTCGCGCTCGGCGGCCTCGCCTACGCGATCGGGGGCCAGCACGAGGCCGACGAGGTCGACGGGAACCGCACCACGGTCGTGTCATACGACCCCGCAACGGATCGCTGGACCGAACGCGCACCGCTGCCCCAGCCGATCGGGCACATATCGGCGTCGACCGTGACCGCGGATGGCCGCATACTCGTCGCAGCGGGGCTGACCCAGAAGCAGGTGGAGGTCTCATCGATCCTCGCCTACGACGCGCGCGCCGACTCCTGGGAGGCGCTCCGGCCGCTGCCCGAGGGGCTCCAGTCACCCCTCGCCGGTGTCGCCGACGGCCGGCTCCTCGTCACGGGTGGAAGCGTGGAGTTCCTCCCCGGCACAGCGACCTACACCGCCACTCTGGCCGACCTCGCGCCCGCGCCCACCCTGCGCTTCGGCCGCCGTCGCACCCTGCTGCAGGGACCGGACGTGGGCGCACGACGCCCGTGGCAGCCGACGTCCCTGGCGCGCGGCCCCGACAACCGGCTCTACGTCGCGCAGCTGGGCGGGGAGATCCACGTCCTCCGACTCCG
Proteins encoded in this region:
- a CDS encoding beta-1,6-N-acetylglucosaminyltransferase; amino-acid sequence: MRIAYIIHAHTLPDQLVRLVEALHSPRSSFYIHFDRKSPDAQHRHVVSGLAHLSDVHHMPRRRVHWGGFGSVQATLTAIDAALAARPAVDVAVLLSGQDYPIRPTHAVEDALARVAVRCHLQHTLLPDASFPDESARYERWHFARPRFAFPPRRLPLPAPRRFPAGYRPHRGSAFWGLSRAGMELVRSTCRDDPRFVRFFRYVFIPDEMFFQSLLMSSPLAPTVVDDDLHFTDWTARGSHPATLGPDHLEAMAAATAPFARKFDERVHPGFLDAVDARLRDTSTPRERRPG
- a CDS encoding glycosyltransferase family 2 protein; this translates as MTGPRLSVVVISWNERPELERCLDALQRHPAGGGQEVIVVDNGSTDDTHAMLASRAGGVRVVANPDNRGVTVARNQGMRLCRGRIIAMLDSDAYVHPGALDLLCDHLDADPGVGLVGPRLLYEDGTLQESCRRVPSPVALLANRLPAFGRLHAGSARRRYLMIGEDHTRTMDVEYLLGAAMVFRRAVVERIGGFDERFGFSTPGGYGFDDADWALRVRAAGWRVTYVPDAVATHGYRRRLAGQPVSRAGLALGLSYLMLRLKHVGRARRGLGPS
- a CDS encoding glycosyltransferase codes for the protein MTSHLDHGAGHRATGAGAAPPRRMRVVGVDIESSIDELSLDGYEGALIIAFRDDRPVGELIVQRGPERTDPSQAEDSLTRRMRRTLRPAVSRDELEQAAWAAVGRYWEALPRPAVTVAVCTRDRPAQLERCLRALSALDPAPADVVVVDNAGRVPVRPLVERFGFRCVEEPRAGLNNARRRAMAECTTDFLIYTDDDCLPHERWLDGLRRHFSDPMVAAVSGLGCPYTLDSEAQVAFETAVGFSKGYRTRRVDWRSLAPVSAGNVGAGNNMAFRLAALEGLDPFPRELDAGTPTASGGDLYALAVVLASGHRVVYEPSQLVWHDHRADMPELRRVMRGYGRGIGAMLARSVVADHELQAFRAMSWPLHHLLVETVRMRRGERRRIDVVGGLELVRGWVESPVTWVRSMRRQGVSARRPVATAAPPRPHRVIAARIEGGPPDVSVVIPTLGTRPRSLAATLSGLAEQTLDRDRFEVILVPNGPAAGDVGVLAGVDRTLPQVEASLAAARNAGAGAARGDLVVFLDDDIVPEPAGLEAFLRAHRSGPGVLLGPYPPAGLGGSLAEQMAGRWWNDHFTRQARAGHRFSFTDLAGGWMALPARLMEETGGFDTSFDHRSRREDWEFACRVLADGVPFVAVPDARASHHHEITVARLLRDKLAEGYADVLLADRHPAVWGDLHLGRLATPERVGTPAWRAAVAAGERALGPVAGPVHAALRAAEATGSRFAWQALFRRVSGAVYCVGVQRALDDGHPLPAPSSSQTVVDLAGAVVRTSDIAIGEVSVRRGGAELAAFRLPDGQWDGELIVERLLEREEALERFTPAA